The following proteins are co-located in the Diorhabda carinulata isolate Delta chromosome 4, icDioCari1.1, whole genome shotgun sequence genome:
- the LOC130893132 gene encoding suppressor of Mek1-like, with translation MNRSWNKNPNSPAGFVYFNQNSQKEATDFIAFQDSPKQSNTYSPKFHNSPRNFNDRNHFRYSGGHKKPFYSPNCKNISWHKQKQTNTSWKEKNQYEKKHTVPNPKMMSADGQRDMTLYYDPTCVLNPWEELEKQIFGKKNEENKTPEINNDEKTTISSSDSSKKDSSSSSDEENDSSEESSASEQNETT, from the exons atgaatCGTTCTTGGAATAAAAATCCCAATTCGCCTGCAggatttgtttatttcaatcaaaattctCAGAAAGAAGCTACAGATTTTATAGCATTTCAAGATAGCCCCAAACAAAGCAACACATATTCACCGAAATTTCACAATAGTCCCAGAAATTTCAACGACAGGAATCATTTCAGGTATTCCGGTGGACATAAAAAACCTTTTTATAGCcctaattgtaaaaatatttcatggCACAAACAGAAACAAACAAATACTTCTTGGAAGGAGAAAAACCAGTACGAAAAAAAGCAC ACTGTACCTAATCCAAAAATGATGAGTGCCGATGGACAAAGAGACATGACTTTATATTACGACCCTACTTGTGTTTTGAATCCTTGGGAGGaattggaaaaacaaattttcgggaagaaaaatgaagaaaataaaacaccGGAGattaataatgatgaaaaaactaCAATAAGTAGTAGTGATAGCAGTAAAAAAGACTCGTCGAGTTCTAGTGACGAAGAAAATGATTCGAGCGAAGAATCAAGTGCAAGTGAACAAAATGAAACAACGTAA